One Planktothrix serta PCC 8927 genomic window carries:
- a CDS encoding type II toxin-antitoxin system Phd/YefM family antitoxin → MNKITLEEIAQDLINYLQRAKAGESFVIFQADQPIAKIISAKSEGVLEAFDAFRSKIVSEGIDLDSDEIFADVRDCTPTPEKPCW, encoded by the coding sequence ATGAATAAAATTACCCTAGAAGAAATTGCCCAAGATTTGATCAACTATCTTCAACGGGCTAAAGCTGGAGAAAGTTTTGTGATTTTTCAAGCAGACCAACCGATTGCTAAAATTATTTCGGCTAAATCTGAGGGGGTTTTAGAGGCTTTTGATGCTTTTCGCTCCAAAATCGTTTCAGAAGGAATTGATTTGGATAGCGATGAAATCTTTGCTGATGTTCGGGACTGCACCCCGACTCCTGAAAAACCTTGCTGGTGA
- a CDS encoding nSTAND1 domain-containing NTPase → MLEKPDSKLEAFLQKEAKERKISRSEWEVLALVTQGYDIPVIAQHIEIQASAVRQRLSQVYDKFGIEGKGPVKLAKLQKLLMSGYQQYQTALPETTLDPNGFKNDWGEAPKLSGFHGRQQQLTLLKNWILQQQCRLLAIQGMGGIGKTSLIVKLGQILQNQSHGLFWQSLRNTPSLSDLLTELLEFFNKEINIPESIEGKISLIIEQLNSFPCLIILDDAEQILQSGYSGKYIPGYDDYGLFFEVVGESQHQSCLVVISQEKIREISLSAQLSSQVHQLVLEGLNAEEVEELLQEQGLKGTATHWQELVQDYGGNPLALKLLSLMIIDVFQGEIGDFLKHRTIVIKEGFREILDHQFNRLSDTQKQILFCLAEAGKPLSLKDLQEKLSNFLSLSKILEPLESLLGRSLVEKIQHQQSNEVLFSLQPLIQKYIKQHQLSCL, encoded by the coding sequence ATGCTCGAAAAACCTGATTCTAAATTGGAAGCGTTCTTACAGAAAGAAGCAAAAGAGCGCAAGATTTCTCGATCTGAGTGGGAAGTCTTGGCTTTAGTTACCCAGGGCTACGATATTCCGGTGATCGCTCAACACATTGAAATTCAAGCTTCAGCAGTACGCCAGCGACTGAGCCAAGTCTATGATAAGTTTGGAATCGAAGGAAAAGGCCCGGTGAAACTGGCGAAACTGCAAAAATTACTGATGTCTGGTTACCAGCAATATCAGACTGCTTTACCTGAGACAACTTTAGATCCCAATGGTTTTAAGAATGACTGGGGTGAAGCACCTAAACTCTCTGGGTTTCATGGACGCCAACAACAATTAACTTTGCTGAAGAACTGGATATTACAACAACAATGTAGACTTTTAGCCATACAAGGTATGGGTGGGATCGGTAAAACTAGCTTAATAGTTAAACTCGGTCAAATTCTGCAAAATCAGTCTCATGGTTTATTTTGGCAATCGCTCAGAAACACGCCTTCCCTATCCGATCTACTAACAGAACTGCTAGAATTTTTTAACAAGGAAATTAATATTCCTGAGTCTATTGAAGGCAAAATATCCCTAATTATAGAACAGCTTAATTCCTTCCCCTGTCTAATTATTCTTGATGATGCTGAACAGATTCTGCAAAGTGGGTATTCAGGAAAATATATTCCTGGATATGACGACTACGGGCTATTTTTTGAAGTCGTTGGAGAAAGTCAACATCAAAGTTGTTTAGTGGTAATTAGCCAGGAAAAAATTAGAGAAATTAGTTTATCTGCTCAATTATCCTCTCAAGTTCATCAGTTAGTTCTCGAAGGTCTCAATGCTGAAGAAGTAGAGGAACTTTTACAAGAACAAGGTTTAAAAGGAACAGCAACTCACTGGCAAGAACTGGTGCAGGATTATGGCGGAAATCCCTTGGCTTTAAAGCTCTTATCTCTAATGATTATTGATGTTTTCCAGGGGGAGATTGGAGATTTTTTAAAACACCGGACTATTGTAATCAAAGAAGGGTTTAGAGAAATTTTAGATCATCAATTTAATCGCCTTTCTGATACCCAAAAACAAATTTTATTTTGTTTGGCTGAAGCGGGTAAACCCTTATCCCTAAAAGATTTACAAGAAAAATTATCTAATTTTTTAAGTTTATCTAAAATTTTGGAACCTTTGGAATCTTTATTAGGGCGATCGCTCGTTGAAAAAATACAACATCAACAGAGTAACGAAGTCCTATTTAGCTTACAACCCCTGATTCAAAAGTATATCAAACAGCATCAATTATCTTGTTTATAA
- a CDS encoding PIN domain-containing protein → MKFLLDTNIISESIKLQPNPIFLEHFRQNLEESAIASSGSG, encoded by the coding sequence GTGAAATTTCTCCTGGATACCAACATCATTTCGGAAAGTATCAAACTACAGCCTAATCCTATTTTTCTGGAACATTTTCGACAGAATCTTGAAGAATCGGCGATCGCATCTTCGGGGAGTGGTTAA
- a CDS encoding endonuclease domain-containing protein — protein sequence MPRFNNSNFHLPYNSKLTPIAQQLRQNATPAERKLWQDFLRHFPFRVLRQRPIDNFIVDFYCAGLKLVIEIDGDSHFTEQGKQYDAERTSILEGYGLRVIRFTNVEVLQNFEGVCYQLLGLIPPNPP from the coding sequence ATGCCCAGATTCAATAACTCTAACTTCCATCTTCCTTATAATTCTAAACTGACACCCATTGCTCAACAACTGCGACAAAATGCCACTCCAGCAGAACGTAAACTTTGGCAAGATTTTTTGAGACATTTTCCGTTTCGGGTGTTGAGACAAAGACCCATTGATAATTTTATCGTTGATTTTTATTGTGCAGGTTTGAAATTGGTGATTGAGATAGATGGGGATAGTCATTTTACGGAACAGGGTAAACAATATGATGCTGAAAGAACGTCTATTTTAGAAGGATATGGTTTAAGAGTGATCCGGTTTACAAATGTTGAGGTGTTACAGAATTTTGAGGGGGTTTGTTATCAGTTATTGGGGTTGATCCCCCCAAACCCCCCTTGA
- a CDS encoding M50 family metallopeptidase, producing the protein MNAQNPLPESNSLDWICPDLTAYWKLAKVKTCNQIVLKAKQGQSYHLFSSQEGFALRYFTGKFTFTKVQHICQQEFGETLPADFVINLLQKLIELNILALDEKMSGDSQDLEPLNILFKKHDFPKTFLKLKDCVQWIKHPEGYWILRNPEDVKFIQVSEQDKTIIDQLGHRPIAAVAAEFCISQNQIKYLLQMLTVTAMLEGTTPPQPPKRKFNPMQLLFFRIPLFNPDPWLSQHINNLRWVWTQPFALLLGVFLTVAALMGYSQHGELLQTGQQLLTHSGSSLLLPFGLLTMLVVTLHELGHAFTLKHYGGIIPQIGLLIIMFMPAAYTDTSDSYCLVKRYQRVLVIGAGVLVQLIIAAISLFLWNGSSPGTWLNFLSYLLMSAALFTIALNLNPLAKFDGYYLAVALTGINNLRSRSFGFYKNLFTRKPIQETGKDALILAIYAPLSLVYIYFVFGFLFVRIADWSFTNIPILSLMLLLIWAIYYFLPQDN; encoded by the coding sequence ATGAATGCTCAAAATCCTCTCCCTGAATCCAACAGTTTAGACTGGATTTGTCCAGATCTAACTGCCTACTGGAAATTGGCAAAAGTTAAAACTTGTAATCAAATCGTTCTCAAAGCTAAACAAGGTCAAAGCTATCATTTATTTTCATCCCAAGAAGGCTTTGCGCTGCGATATTTTACCGGAAAATTTACCTTTACAAAAGTTCAACATATTTGTCAACAGGAATTCGGAGAAACCCTACCCGCCGATTTTGTAATTAACCTGCTACAAAAATTGATTGAACTTAATATATTAGCCTTAGACGAGAAAATGAGCGGTGATAGCCAAGATTTAGAGCCTTTAAATATCTTATTTAAAAAACATGATTTCCCAAAAACCTTCTTAAAATTGAAAGATTGTGTGCAGTGGATCAAACATCCTGAAGGTTATTGGATTCTGCGGAACCCGGAAGATGTCAAATTTATTCAGGTCAGTGAACAAGATAAAACCATCATCGACCAACTCGGACATCGCCCCATTGCTGCGGTTGCTGCGGAATTCTGCATTTCCCAAAACCAGATTAAATATTTGCTGCAAATGCTGACGGTAACGGCCATGTTGGAGGGAACCACACCGCCCCAACCGCCGAAACGCAAATTCAACCCCATGCAGTTGTTGTTTTTCCGCATTCCCCTGTTCAACCCTGACCCCTGGTTAAGCCAACATATCAACAATTTGCGGTGGGTCTGGACTCAACCGTTTGCCTTGCTTCTGGGTGTGTTCCTGACCGTTGCCGCCCTGATGGGGTATTCCCAACACGGTGAACTCCTCCAAACCGGACAACAACTCCTCACCCACTCCGGTAGTTCCCTGCTGCTTCCCTTTGGGTTGTTGACGATGTTGGTTGTCACCCTGCACGAACTTGGACACGCCTTTACCCTCAAACATTACGGAGGTATTATTCCTCAAATTGGACTATTAATAATTATGTTCATGCCCGCCGCCTATACAGACACCAGCGATAGTTATTGTTTAGTAAAGCGATATCAACGGGTTCTTGTCATCGGCGCAGGGGTTTTAGTCCAGTTAATCATAGCAGCAATTAGCTTATTTTTATGGAACGGGTCTAGCCCTGGAACTTGGTTAAATTTCCTGAGCTATTTATTAATGTCGGCGGCTCTGTTCACCATTGCTCTTAACCTCAACCCCCTAGCTAAATTTGATGGTTATTACCTAGCGGTTGCCCTGACTGGAATTAATAATCTCCGTAGTCGGTCGTTTGGATTTTATAAAAACTTATTCACTAGAAAACCTATTCAGGAGACGGGAAAAGATGCTCTAATTTTAGCTATTTATGCTCCTTTGAGTTTAGTCTATATTTACTTTGTGTTTGGATTTTTATTTGTCAGAATTGCCGATTGGTCATTCACAAATATTCCTATTCTATCCTTAATGTTGCTACTGATTTGGGCAATTTATTATTTTCTACCCCAAGACAATTAA
- a CDS encoding protein kinase domain-containing protein encodes MNYCINPECKSRENPHSLQFCQSCKTPLLLQGRYRLLKPLRALDPRYSTDIFEIDDQGNSKVMKVLKYDDPELLDLFFREASILKDLDHPGIPRVERGGFFKIKPTGSSRRIYCLVMEKIAGENLETWLTNHARISEDLALKWLRQICEILDILHQKRFFHRDIKPANIICKPDNSLALIDFGTAREMTVTHLAKVNLSNVTTVISGGYSPPEQMNGQAVLQSDFFALGRTFVHLLTGISPLELPKDSKTGKLIWRNQAPKISSAFANYIDGLMEPESYNRPHNAREILKDLTPSNLRRKQIERFTNQVIQSPKFKVLFAVSITLSITGSIIFHLAKPAIANYYYQKGAELLEKGNHAQAKPYFDKALIFNKNADKIYNNLGLICRENNDFECTHKNYQKALTINPENYVSRYNLGGVYDDLGNFQQAEIQYKLAMQSDQSVGVYAQSDLARLQILKGDPVTGIELSLEGLKKTDKTSVQAALHKNLGWAYWMKTEYNSAEFHLQQAIKLNEKRGDSHCLLAQVLEAKNQKMESLQEWKACLKADSQNKIEVKIWQTIAIQRLREARQIL; translated from the coding sequence GTGAACTACTGTATTAACCCTGAATGTAAATCGCGTGAAAACCCTCATTCCTTGCAGTTTTGTCAATCCTGCAAAACTCCTCTATTATTGCAAGGACGTTATCGCTTGTTGAAACCCTTACGAGCCCTTGATCCTCGATATTCAACGGATATCTTTGAAATAGATGATCAAGGAAATTCAAAAGTCATGAAAGTCTTAAAATATGATGATCCCGAACTGCTTGATCTATTTTTTCGAGAAGCTTCGATTTTAAAAGATCTGGATCATCCAGGTATTCCTAGAGTTGAGAGAGGCGGATTTTTTAAGATCAAACCGACCGGAAGTTCTCGCCGAATTTACTGTTTGGTAATGGAAAAAATAGCCGGAGAAAATTTAGAAACCTGGCTGACTAACCATGCTCGCATTTCAGAAGATTTAGCTTTGAAATGGTTAAGACAAATCTGCGAAATTTTAGATATTTTACACCAAAAGAGATTTTTTCATCGAGATATTAAACCCGCTAATATTATTTGTAAACCTGATAATAGTTTGGCTTTAATTGACTTTGGAACTGCCAGAGAAATGACAGTCACTCATTTAGCAAAAGTCAATTTAAGCAATGTTACCACCGTTATTTCTGGGGGTTATTCTCCTCCAGAACAGATGAATGGACAAGCGGTGCTGCAATCAGATTTTTTTGCTTTGGGGCGTACATTTGTTCATTTACTAACCGGAATATCTCCCCTAGAACTTCCTAAAGATTCAAAAACGGGTAAACTTATTTGGCGAAACCAAGCCCCTAAAATTTCTAGTGCTTTTGCTAATTATATTGATGGGTTAATGGAACCAGAATCTTATAATAGACCCCATAATGCTAGAGAAATTTTAAAAGATTTAACCCCCTCTAACTTACGCCGTAAGCAAATTGAACGTTTTACAAATCAAGTTATTCAGTCTCCTAAATTTAAAGTGTTATTTGCAGTTTCTATCACTTTGAGCATAACGGGAAGTATCATCTTTCATTTAGCTAAACCTGCTATTGCTAATTATTATTATCAGAAAGGCGCAGAACTTCTGGAAAAAGGAAACCATGCCCAAGCCAAACCTTATTTTGATAAAGCCTTGATTTTTAATAAAAATGCTGATAAAATTTATAACAACCTGGGATTAATTTGTCGTGAAAACAACGATTTTGAATGCACTCACAAAAATTATCAAAAAGCACTAACAATTAATCCAGAAAATTATGTTTCTCGTTATAACCTAGGGGGAGTCTATGATGATTTAGGGAATTTTCAACAGGCAGAAATTCAATATAAGTTAGCAATGCAGTCGGATCAATCTGTTGGGGTTTATGCTCAGAGTGATTTAGCTCGGTTACAAATTTTAAAGGGTGATCCAGTAACAGGAATTGAATTAAGTTTAGAGGGGTTAAAGAAAACCGATAAAACCTCTGTTCAAGCTGCTTTACATAAAAATTTAGGCTGGGCTTATTGGATGAAAACTGAATATAATTCGGCTGAATTCCATTTACAACAAGCGATTAAGCTCAATGAAAAACGTGGAGATAGCCATTGTTTACTAGCTCAGGTGCTAGAAGCTAAAAATCAGAAAATGGAATCTTTACAGGAATGGAAGGCTTGTTTAAAAGCTGACTCTCAGAATAAAATAGAGGTTAAGATTTGGCAAACGATCGCCATTCAACGTTTAAGGGAGGCTAGACAAATTCTATGA
- a CDS encoding PIN domain-containing protein has product MPSYPDGQIAAIAKVNHLILVTRNVSDFADSEGLTLENWFV; this is encoded by the coding sequence ATGCCGTCATACCCAGATGGGCAAATAGCTGCGATCGCTAAGGTCAATCATTTGATTCTGGTGACTCGTAATGTTTCAGACTTTGCGGACTCTGAAGGACTGACCCTTGAAAACTGGTTTGTTTAG
- a CDS encoding peptidylprolyl isomerase: MNNFDFLRIGDDVLSIQEVMTYLKDSGNFGQLMSTVLREYLVERELQSRDFQVSDSEIEQFILDFRLQNNAVDRPAFERWLSEQNLSYESFREKAIKGIKFQKLREQVAGVEVDQFFEANHSLFDRLALSRIVVQEADVAQKVSETLQQEPGEFNYLVAEYSTSEDRHLDGRMGVFPREEMPPQLQAGFNGKSPGSIIGPIVVEDLHCFFRLDQLIEANLNDSLRRTIEDRLFEEWLRSKMQGINLQMLV, translated from the coding sequence ATGAATAACTTTGACTTTTTGCGTATTGGCGATGATGTTCTATCTATCCAAGAGGTGATGACTTACCTCAAGGATTCGGGGAACTTTGGTCAGTTGATGTCCACTGTATTACGAGAGTACCTCGTAGAGCGAGAACTTCAATCCCGTGACTTTCAGGTGTCAGACTCTGAAATCGAGCAGTTTATTCTTGATTTTCGCCTACAGAATAATGCTGTAGATCGTCCAGCCTTTGAGCGATGGCTCTCTGAACAAAATTTAAGTTATGAGAGTTTCCGGGAGAAGGCAATCAAGGGGATTAAGTTTCAAAAACTCCGCGAACAGGTTGCTGGGGTTGAAGTAGACCAGTTTTTTGAAGCGAACCACAGTCTTTTTGACCGTCTTGCTCTTTCCCGGATAGTCGTTCAGGAGGCTGATGTTGCCCAGAAAGTGAGTGAAACGCTACAGCAGGAACCTGGAGAATTTAATTACTTGGTGGCAGAGTATTCTACATCTGAAGACCGACATTTAGATGGCCGGATGGGGGTGTTTCCCCGTGAGGAAATGCCGCCACAACTGCAAGCCGGGTTTAACGGCAAATCTCCCGGAAGTATTATTGGCCCTATTGTTGTCGAAGATCTTCACTGCTTTTTCCGGCTTGATCAGTTAATCGAAGCTAATCTAAATGATAGCCTCCGACGAACAATTGAAGATAGGCTTTTTGAGGAGTGGCTCAGAAGTAAAATGCAAGGGATAAATCTTCAGATGTTGGTTTAG
- a CDS encoding glycosyltransferase: MIKSQHQYTILAPNIFGFKGGIQTYTTFFLQGLQLIDSQAKYQVLLKYDKSCPENHQFLPQTEFHCFGRFSRWLQSCFMTLKMLHLALQNPSLIFICSHVNYSGICYYLKRLFKVRYWVIAHGLEVWDLKSIQLQKALYDADKIIAVSNYTRDRLIQEQNLNSKQVIVLPNTFEPTQFKIASKPEYLLERYHLTAQQPIILSVTRLGKSARYKGYDQILQALVLIRQFFPNIHYILVGKGDDTPRIKALIRQLGLEDNVTLTGFVSDQELCDHYNLCDLFALPSQGEGFGIVYLEALACGKPVLAGNQDGAVDPLLGGELGCLVEPTDIEAIALNLLQILQGIYPNPILYKPQQLRKNTIKQFGIEQFQSKLRKLIDIYPACGVKPISK; this comes from the coding sequence ATGATTAAATCCCAGCACCAATATACAATTTTAGCTCCTAATATTTTCGGGTTTAAAGGGGGAATTCAGACCTACACTACTTTTTTTTTACAAGGATTACAATTGATTGACTCTCAAGCAAAATACCAAGTTTTATTAAAGTATGATAAATCTTGTCCTGAAAATCATCAATTTCTACCTCAGACTGAATTTCATTGCTTTGGACGCTTTTCTCGGTGGCTTCAAAGCTGTTTTATGACATTGAAAATGCTGCATTTAGCCCTTCAAAATCCTTCCTTAATTTTTATTTGTTCCCATGTTAACTATAGTGGAATTTGCTATTATCTCAAACGTTTATTTAAAGTTCGTTATTGGGTAATTGCTCACGGGTTAGAAGTTTGGGATTTAAAATCTATTCAATTGCAAAAAGCTCTCTATGATGCTGATAAAATTATAGCCGTTAGTAACTATACACGCGATCGCTTAATTCAAGAACAAAACCTTAATTCTAAACAAGTTATTGTTCTACCCAATACCTTTGAACCTACTCAGTTTAAAATTGCTTCTAAACCGGAATATTTACTAGAGCGTTATCACTTAACTGCTCAACAACCGATTATTTTAAGTGTGACTCGTTTAGGAAAATCAGCCCGTTATAAAGGATATGATCAAATTTTACAAGCCTTAGTCTTAATTCGTCAATTCTTCCCTAACATCCATTATATTTTAGTCGGAAAAGGAGATGATACACCTCGAATTAAAGCTTTAATTCGACAACTCGGTTTAGAAGATAATGTTACCTTAACAGGTTTTGTTTCCGATCAAGAATTGTGCGATCACTACAATTTATGTGATCTATTTGCTTTACCCAGTCAGGGAGAGGGGTTTGGAATTGTTTATTTAGAAGCATTAGCCTGTGGTAAGCCTGTTTTAGCAGGAAATCAAGATGGCGCAGTTGATCCCTTGTTAGGGGGAGAATTGGGATGTTTAGTTGAGCCAACAGATATTGAAGCGATCGCTTTAAACTTATTACAAATTTTGCAAGGAATTTACCCAAACCCTATTCTATATAAACCCCAACAATTAAGAAAAAACACAATTAAACAATTTGGAATTGAGCAATTTCAATCCAAGTTAAGAAAGCTTATTGATATTTATCCTGCTTGTGGAGTAAAGCCGATAAGTAAGTAA
- a CDS encoding transposase, which translates to MPENVILLFQPPYSPQVNPIERLWKEIKKELKWELIENLDSLRNRLDKVLQELTPQAIKSVTGWDFILDALSVAYI; encoded by the coding sequence ATCCCGGAGAATGTTATCCTATTATTTCAACCCCCCTATAGTCCACAAGTCAACCCGATAGAAAGATTATGGAAAGAGATTAAAAAGGAATTGAAATGGGAACTCATTGAAAACCTTGACAGTTTAAGAAATCGACTGGATAAAGTTTTACAGGAGTTAACACCCCAAGCTATTAAATCCGTGACCGGATGGGATTTTATTTTAGATGCCTTATCTGTAGCATACATTTAA
- a CDS encoding aspartyl protease family protein: MYTTSDKSMGKVLTTLIVTNRADQSAAARGFIPTEQIRSITLDNVLVDTGATTLCLPAFAIAQLGLELLKEVDVATATGLSKARIFQDAKISLCGREGTFECLELPGGRDALIGVIPLEALGLEPDLRHQTLKVLPSESVDTYLTIL; encoded by the coding sequence ATGTACACAACTTCTGACAAATCAATGGGTAAAGTTTTAACAACACTGATCGTTACTAATCGTGCCGACCAGTCTGCTGCTGCACGAGGATTCATTCCAACTGAGCAAATACGTTCCATCACCCTAGATAATGTTTTGGTTGACACGGGTGCAACTACTTTATGCTTACCCGCTTTTGCGATTGCCCAACTCGGTCTTGAACTGCTTAAAGAAGTCGATGTCGCCACCGCCACAGGACTTAGCAAAGCACGCATTTTTCAAGATGCCAAAATATCTTTATGTGGTCGAGAAGGCACTTTTGAATGTTTAGAATTACCCGGAGGCAGAGATGCTTTAATCGGCGTCATTCCCCTAGAAGCTCTGGGATTAGAACCGGACTTACGACACCAAACTTTAAAGGTTTTACCATCAGAATCAGTAGATACTTACTTGACAATTCTGTAG
- a CDS encoding pepsin/retropepsin-like aspartic protease family protein yields the protein MYTTSDKSMGKVLTTLTVKNRIDEANAVRGLISPDQVRSITLDNVLVDTGATTLCLPAFAIAQLGLELLKEVDVATATGISKARIFQDAKISLCGREGTFECLELPGGRDALIGVIPLEALGLEPDLRHQTLKVLPSESVDTYLTIL from the coding sequence ATGTACACAACTTCTGACAAATCAATGGGTAAAGTTTTAACAACACTGACCGTCAAAAATCGCATTGACGAAGCGAACGCAGTACGAGGTCTGATTTCCCCAGATCAGGTTCGTTCCATCACCCTAGATAATGTTTTGGTTGACACGGGTGCAACTACTTTATGCTTACCCGCTTTTGCGATCGCCCAACTCGGTCTTGAACTGCTTAAAGAAGTCGATGTCGCCACCGCCACAGGAATTAGCAAAGCACGAATCTTTCAAGATGCCAAAATATCTTTATGTGGTCGAGAAGGCACTTTTGAATGTTTAGAATTACCCGGAGGCAGAGATGCTTTAATCGGCGTCATTCCCCTAGAAGCTCTGGGATTAGAACCGGACTTACGACACCAAACTTTAAAGGTTTTACCATCAGAATCAGTAGATACTTACTTGACAATTCTGTAG
- a CDS encoding efflux RND transporter periplasmic adaptor subunit, which yields MNNHPQNPSQPRLKVVPPVVQDTPVAKPPEAPSPVSQPAPKTSNSLIIWGIVVLGISGIAMIPVNPRLSGKTTITSTVGERQSITMPQAGVLMLSVRPNQVVNPGELLGTISSPELEKQIADTEQKLAEGKTVLSAAKQQLMIAQTKLEIAKTLEANARQYFDKRQAELNAAISEKGLPKIRGIQEEQEGIENEIVGIQYQINGMKDEILAIESEIEKVKINIQGLKKQLTKVEGELNRLKPLNEEGGLGTLALGEKEKEFEELKSQILQEEQQIKTHQQQINQKHNQILQIQELKAQKDQTIKAKSEQINEVAQLSQENLDQAQFQVQQRIAETVSSQKEVEAASIEILNQEKLVTQQEAELKRLQEQKQQLTLKATIAGTVTTPDLDLLNNRTLETGQKIFDLVNLSQLTGLVEIRQEDRDLIKSDSSVTFKPRQATLQEYPAKILSISPVIKSDESTQREVLNVKILINNIDEQLQPELKGEAHFQTSQMRVYQVIQREIFKLFPWWKL from the coding sequence ATGAATAATCACCCTCAAAACCCATCCCAACCCCGTCTAAAAGTTGTTCCTCCTGTTGTTCAAGATACTCCGGTTGCGAAACCTCCAGAAGCACCATCTCCAGTTTCTCAACCCGCGCCTAAGACTTCTAATTCCTTAATAATTTGGGGAATTGTAGTTTTAGGAATTAGTGGGATTGCGATGATTCCCGTTAACCCCAGACTCAGTGGAAAAACAACTATTACTTCAACGGTTGGAGAACGTCAATCTATTACAATGCCTCAAGCAGGTGTTTTAATGCTTTCTGTGCGCCCAAATCAAGTTGTTAACCCAGGAGAACTTTTAGGAACAATTTCCAGTCCAGAGTTAGAAAAACAAATTGCTGATACTGAACAAAAATTAGCAGAGGGTAAGACGGTATTAAGTGCGGCAAAGCAGCAGTTAATGATCGCTCAAACTAAATTAGAAATTGCTAAAACCTTAGAAGCGAATGCTCGACAATATTTTGATAAAAGACAAGCTGAATTAAATGCAGCTATTTCGGAAAAGGGTTTACCAAAAATTCGAGGAATTCAGGAAGAACAGGAAGGAATAGAAAATGAAATTGTTGGAATACAATATCAAATTAATGGGATGAAAGATGAAATTTTAGCAATAGAAAGTGAAATTGAAAAAGTTAAAATTAATATCCAAGGACTAAAAAAACAGTTAACGAAAGTAGAAGGTGAACTGAATCGGCTAAAACCTTTAAACGAAGAAGGAGGATTAGGTACTTTAGCCTTGGGAGAGAAAGAAAAGGAATTTGAAGAACTCAAAAGTCAGATTCTTCAGGAAGAACAACAAATCAAAACCCATCAACAGCAAATTAATCAGAAACATAATCAAATTCTGCAAATTCAGGAACTAAAAGCTCAAAAAGATCAAACGATTAAAGCTAAATCTGAGCAAATTAATGAAGTTGCTCAATTAAGTCAAGAGAACTTAGACCAAGCTCAATTCCAAGTTCAACAAAGGATAGCTGAAACGGTTTCATCTCAAAAAGAAGTAGAAGCAGCATCAATTGAAATTTTGAACCAAGAGAAATTAGTAACTCAACAAGAAGCTGAATTAAAACGTTTACAGGAACAAAAACAACAGTTAACTCTAAAAGCTACTATAGCGGGAACTGTCACAACTCCCGATTTAGACTTATTGAATAATCGAACTTTAGAAACTGGACAGAAAATTTTTGATCTGGTTAATTTATCTCAATTAACAGGATTAGTAGAAATTCGTCAAGAAGATAGAGATTTAATTAAAAGTGATTCATCTGTTACATTTAAACCTCGTCAAGCTACATTACAAGAATATCCTGCAAAAATATTGTCTATTTCACCTGTCATTAAATCCGATGAATCCACTCAAAGAGAAGTTTTAAATGTGAAAATATTAATTAATAATATTGATGAACAATTACAACCCGAATTAAAAGGAGAAGCTCATTTTCAGACATCCCAAATGAGAGTCTATCAAGTGATTCAGCGAGAAATTTTTAAACTATTTCCTTGGTGGAAACTTTAG